A genome region from Brassica oleracea var. oleracea cultivar TO1000 chromosome C2, BOL, whole genome shotgun sequence includes the following:
- the LOC106322724 gene encoding protein NRT1/ PTR FAMILY 3.1-like → MEEKSKNKISEEEKQFHGSSSRPKGGLITMPFIFANEICEKLAVVGFHANMISYLTTQLHLPLTKAANTLTNFSGTSSLTPLLGAFVADSFAGRFWTITFASIIYQIGMTLLTISAIIPTLRPPPCKGEELCVVADTAQLGILYIALLLGALGSGGIRPCVVAFGADQFDESDPKQTTKTWNYFNGYYFCMGAANLVAVTVLVYIQDNVGWGLGLGIPTVAMFLSVIAFVGGFRLYRHLIPSGSPFTRLIQVAVSAFRKRKLRMVSDPTLLYTNDEIDAPISLGGNLTHTKHMSFLDKAAIVTDEDNLKPGQIPNLWKLNTVHRVEELKSVIRMGPIGASGILLITAYAQQGTFSLQQAKTTNRHLTKSFQIPAGSMSVFTTVAMLSTIIFYDRFLVKIARKFTGLERGITFLHRMGVGFVISIIATLVAGFVEIKRKHVAIEHGLLDKPHTMVPISFLWLIPQYSLHGVAEAFMSIGHLEFFYDQAPESMRSTAMALFWMAISIGNYVSTLLVTLVHKFSAKSDGSNWLPDNNLNRGKLEYFYWLITLLQVVNLVYYLWCAKIYTYKPVQVYHSKEVNSPFKDELELFNRSLVDA, encoded by the exons ATGGAGGAGAAGAGCAAGAACAAGATCAGTGAAGAAGAAAAACAGTTTCATGGGAGTTCAAGTCGACCAAAGGGAGGATTGATTACTATGCCCTTCATCTTCG CTAACGAGATATGTGAGAAACTGGCGGTGGTTGGGTTTCACGCAAACATGATAAGTTATCTAACAACACAGCTTCACCTTCCCTTAACCAAAGCAGCCAACACTCTCACTAACTTCTCCGGAACTTCGAGTCTCACTCCTCTTCTCGGTGCCTTTGTCGCCGACTCCTTCGCGGGCCGGTTTTGGACCATCACTTTCGCTTCCATCATCTACCAAATC GGCATGACACTACTGACGATATCAGCAATAATACCAACGCTAAGACCACCACCGTGTAAAGGAGAAGAGCTTTGTGTAGTAGCAGACACAGCACAGTTGGGTATACTGTACATAGCTCTTCTTCTTGGAGCTCTCGGGTCGGGTGGGATCCGACCATGTGTTGTTGCTTTCGGTGCGGATCAGTTCGACGAGTCGGATCCTAAGCAAACCACCAAAACCTGGAACTACTTCAACGG GTACTATTTTTGCATGGGAGCAGCAAATTTAGTGGCAGTGACGGTTCTTGTGTACATCCAAGATAACGTTGGGTGGGGTCTAGGTTTAGGCATCCCGACAGTTGCTATGTTCTTATCCGTTATTGCTTTTGTCGGCGGTTTCCGGCTTTACCGTCATTTGATTCCATCCGGTAGTCCGTTTACCCGTTTAATACAAGTCGCAGTCTCAGCATTTCGCAAAAGGAAACTGAGGATGGTTTCTGATCCTACACTTCTCTATACCAACGATGAAATTGATGCTCCTATCTCCTTAGGTGGTAATCTCACACACACCAAACACATGAG TTTCTTGGATAAAGCAGCGATAGTGACTGACGAAGACAATTTGAAACCGGGTCAAATCCCAAACCTATGGAAGCTAAACACCGTCCACCGAGTCGAAGAGCTAAAATCTGTGATCCGAATGGGTCCAATTGGAGCCTCTGGGATCCTACTAATCACAGCCTATGCTCAACAAGGAACATTCTCTCTTCAACAAGCCAAAACCACGAATCGACACTTAACCAAATCATTCCAAATCCCAGCCGGTTCAATGTCCGTCTTCACAACCGTTGCAATGCTCTCCACTATCATCTTCTACGACCGCTTCTTGGTAAAAATAGCCAGAAAATTCACCGGTCTCGAGCGAGGAATCACATTCCTCCATCGTATGGGAGTTGGATTCGTGATCTCGATCATCGCAACTCTTGTCGCTGGATTTGTTGAGATCAAGCGCAAGCATGTTGCTATCGAGCATGGCCTTTTGGATAAACCACACACAATGGTTCCTATCTCGTTTCTTTGGCTGATTCCTCAGTACAGTCTCCACGGAGTTGCCGAGGCTTTCATGTCGATCGGACATTTGGAGTTTTTTTATGACCAAGCGCCAGAGAGTATGAGGAGTACTGCCATGGCGCTTTTTTGGATGGCCATTTCGATCGGGAACTATGTGAGCACTTTGCTTGTGACTTTGGTTCATAAATTCAGTGCTAAATCGGATGGAAGCAATTGGTTACCGGATAACAATCTAAACCGAGGAAAGCTTGAATACTTTTACTGGTTAATCACCTTGTTACAAGTAGTTAATCTCGTGTATTATCTCTGGTGTGCCAAGATTTACACGTATAAACCGGTTCAAGTGTATCATAGTAAGGAAGTCAATAGTCCGTTTAAAGATGAATTAGAGCTATTCAATAGGAGTTTAGTTGATGCATGA
- the LOC106323585 gene encoding splicing regulatory glutamine/lysine-rich protein 1-like, translating to MEELAAKEAFSLSTRGLDKPASREAHMRFEPYSRTHQDAGQDRTSRDMTARRSFGVNAESAQRSDHGDLRNRISLKRDTRAKEVWTRLDQQQEEGIVPRDRERYHTYQRSTRENLRGIRGGSESFNNRGRGDSYSSSSWRVKEISHGNKDRNRDQTRERVHPKERNRQEFSPRTNRSYRSSPDSQRTISEYPRERRGDTPTRRHDHYRRQETRMEWRPIRSVKRKEPGHKEIPKTRRDTEDEERIRNLKGKAIATEETANRETNENSPKQFPEGVLPLRAHNDEGPGMEICKTSKSGDPGLEKETIPEGDDLLTEEEINEMADKYAGIDFDMDESMIDEDDLLEGMENDVVVPETQEITKTLELQNKAAEVGKDKETPKLASGQPHEEADRSQRKKSLKQNQKAPRGRSLVPHGKQRGTRSPDAKGVAASKKLAIRGRASPKGKMVKHNRGNSSRVSGSSAIPRNEVYPSSLKGRKLFTASGSVGSQKPPSTQI from the exons ATGGAAGAACTAGCAGCAAAGGAGGCTTTCTCTCTCTCAACGAGGGGACTGGATAAACCAGCAAGTCGTGAGGCGCATATGAGATTTGAACCATACTCCAGAACTCACCAAGACGCTGGCCAGGACAGAACATCAAGGGATATGACCGCCCGTAGGAGCTTTGGAGTTAATGCAGAATCGGCTCAAAGATCAGACCATGGAGATCTGCGCAACAGAATCTCTCTCAAGAGAGATACACGAGCTAAAGAAGTCTGGACTCGACTGGACCAACAGCAGGAGGAAGGAATAGTTCCCCGAGATCGGGAGAGATATCACACATATCAACGCTCAACGAGAGAGAACCTGAGAGGGATAAGGGGTGGATCGGAAAGCTTTAATAACAGGGGTCGTGGAGACTCATATTCATCCTCCAGCTGGAGAGTAAAAGAAATAAGTCATGGGAACAAAGATAGGAACAGAGATCAAACGCGAGAACGCGTACACCCAAAGGAAAGAAATAGGCAGGAGTTCTCTCCGCGAACTAATCGATCATACCGAAGTTCACCAGACTCGCAGCGGACGATTTCTGAATATCCTAGAGAACGAAGAGGTGATACTCCAACAAGGCGACATGATCATTATCGGAGACAAGAGACAAGAATGGAGTGGAGACCAATTCGATCAGTGAAAAGAAAAGAACCAGGACATAAAGAAATTCCTAAGACTAGGCGAGACACGGAAGACGAGGAGAGAATCCGTAACCTCAAAGGAAAAGCTATAGCAACAGAGGAGACT GCGAACCGGGAAACAAATGAGAATTCTCCTAAGCAATTTCCAGAAGGTGTTTTACCACTGCGGGCTCATAACGATGAAGGTCCAGGCATGGAGATATGTAAGACAAGTAAAAGTGGGGATCCTGGATTAGAGAAGGAGACAATACCGGAAGGAGATGACCTTCTAACTGAAGAAGAGATAAACGAAATGGCTGACAAATATGCTGGTATTGATTTTGATATGGATGAAAGTATGATCGACGAAGACGACCTCCTAGAAGGGATGGAAAATGATGTAGTGGTACCTGAGACGCAAGAGATCACCAAGACCTTAGAACTACAAAATAAGGCAGCAGAGGTCGGAAAGGACAAAGAGACTCCCAAACTGGCGTCAGGACAACCTCATGAAGAAGCTGACAGAAGTCAAAGGAAAAAATCTCTGAAACAGAACCAAAAAGCCCCGAGAGGAAGATCACTTGTACCTCACGGAAAGCAACGGGGAACACGAAGCCCAGATGCAAAAGGAGTTGCTGCATCAAAAAAGCTAGCGATCAGAGGAAGAGCTTCCCCAAAAGGCAAGATGGTGAAGCATAATCGTGGGAACTCTTCAAGAGTGTCTGGCTCTTCTGCTATCCCTCGTAATGAGGTGTATCCGTCTTCTTTGAAAGGCCGGAAATTGTTTACTGCATCAGGTTCAGTGGGGTCCCAGAAACCACCCAGTACTCAGATATGA
- the LOC106325398 gene encoding uncharacterized protein LOC106325398 isoform X3 produces the protein MASLSEIVEQEVVASPRGKLSITSESSLASVASLSMPLIQEIVLSADIKCSDCQEKIADIMSRMIETYSILVSVLEKKVTLTCTYSGDRRVSKSYGEALLCKMSTFKRRILHSSRKQLNVE, from the exons ATGGCTTCTCTGTCTGAAATCGTCGAGCAAGAGGTTGTAGCATCACCAAGAGGCAAGCTTTCAATAACAAGTGAAAGCAGTCTAGCTTCTGTCGCCTCATTGTCCATGCCCCTT ATTCAGGAGATTGTTTTATCAGCAGACATCAAATGTAGTGACTGTCAAGAGAAAATCGCTGACATAATGTCGAGGATGATCG AAACATATTCAATATTGGTGAGCGTATTGGAGAAGAAAGTGACACTGACATGTACATATTCCGGTGACCGGAGAGTCTCCAAATCATACGGCGAAGCTCTTCTCTGCAAAATGTCCACCTTCAAGCGTAGGATACTTCATTCTTCTAGGAAACAACTCAATGTTGAGTAG
- the LOC106325398 gene encoding uncharacterized protein LOC106325398 isoform X2 translates to MASLSEIVEQEVVASPRGKLSITSESSLASVASLSMPLIQEIVLSADIKCSDCQEKIADIMSRMIAETYSILVSVLEKKVTLTCTYSGDRRVSKSYGEALLCKMSTFKRRILHSSRKQLNVE, encoded by the exons ATGGCTTCTCTGTCTGAAATCGTCGAGCAAGAGGTTGTAGCATCACCAAGAGGCAAGCTTTCAATAACAAGTGAAAGCAGTCTAGCTTCTGTCGCCTCATTGTCCATGCCCCTT ATTCAGGAGATTGTTTTATCAGCAGACATCAAATGTAGTGACTGTCAAGAGAAAATCGCTGACATAATGTCGAGGATGATCG CAGAAACATATTCAATATTGGTGAGCGTATTGGAGAAGAAAGTGACACTGACATGTACATATTCCGGTGACCGGAGAGTCTCCAAATCATACGGCGAAGCTCTTCTCTGCAAAATGTCCACCTTCAAGCGTAGGATACTTCATTCTTCTAGGAAACAACTCAATGTTGAGTAG
- the LOC106325398 gene encoding uncharacterized protein LOC106325398 isoform X4: protein MASLSEIVEQEVVASPRGKLSITSESSLASVASLSMPLEIVLSADIKCSDCQEKIADIMSRMIEAETYSILVSVLEKKVTLTCTYSGDRRVSKSYGEALLCKMSTFKRRILHSSRKQLNVE, encoded by the exons ATGGCTTCTCTGTCTGAAATCGTCGAGCAAGAGGTTGTAGCATCACCAAGAGGCAAGCTTTCAATAACAAGTGAAAGCAGTCTAGCTTCTGTCGCCTCATTGTCCATGCCCCTT GAGATTGTTTTATCAGCAGACATCAAATGTAGTGACTGTCAAGAGAAAATCGCTGACATAATGTCGAGGATGATCG AAGCAGAAACATATTCAATATTGGTGAGCGTATTGGAGAAGAAAGTGACACTGACATGTACATATTCCGGTGACCGGAGAGTCTCCAAATCATACGGCGAAGCTCTTCTCTGCAAAATGTCCACCTTCAAGCGTAGGATACTTCATTCTTCTAGGAAACAACTCAATGTTGAGTAG
- the LOC106325398 gene encoding uncharacterized protein LOC106325398 isoform X1, with the protein MASLSEIVEQEVVASPRGKLSITSESSLASVASLSMPLIQEIVLSADIKCSDCQEKIADIMSRMIEAETYSILVSVLEKKVTLTCTYSGDRRVSKSYGEALLCKMSTFKRRILHSSRKQLNVE; encoded by the exons ATGGCTTCTCTGTCTGAAATCGTCGAGCAAGAGGTTGTAGCATCACCAAGAGGCAAGCTTTCAATAACAAGTGAAAGCAGTCTAGCTTCTGTCGCCTCATTGTCCATGCCCCTT ATTCAGGAGATTGTTTTATCAGCAGACATCAAATGTAGTGACTGTCAAGAGAAAATCGCTGACATAATGTCGAGGATGATCG AAGCAGAAACATATTCAATATTGGTGAGCGTATTGGAGAAGAAAGTGACACTGACATGTACATATTCCGGTGACCGGAGAGTCTCCAAATCATACGGCGAAGCTCTTCTCTGCAAAATGTCCACCTTCAAGCGTAGGATACTTCATTCTTCTAGGAAACAACTCAATGTTGAGTAG
- the LOC106323586 gene encoding uncharacterized protein LOC106323586: MSGFFWNIRGFNKFSKHLVVKDWVRNWGYQFGCLIETRVKENRAKVILEKVFPSWSSITNYDHHHLGRIWVIWSPKVRVTPCFQSAQMITVSVLLEGMEEEVFCSFVYGFNLEENRKELWRDIKSHQDSPIIQKKPWLICGDFNEILNGVEHSRFDVNHDSAGMRDFQEVTNYCSLVDMSYQGPRHTWSNKRDNDIICRKLDRALVNEEWLLVFLQAYCVFETGGCSDHQRCRLTIKKDSLKPEKPFKFVNAVADMPEFLPLVSEFWSQTEPLFNSTSALFRLGKKLKALKPLLQNLSKEKIGDIIKKTKEAYNKLCELQTKTLDEPSQASMVMESAALSRWTFLSKLEEKVLSQRAKIHWLVIGDGNNKTFHRAARVREVRNSAREIKREDEKNMLMGVVSEETIRRVLFGFLPKGINSTILTLIPKKDEAIYMRDYHPISCRNVIYKVISKILASRLKRLLPSFISPNQSAFVTDQLLMENVLLASELVKSYHKLSISARCALKIDISKAFDSVQWPFLLSVLEAMGLPEKFIIWIKKCIELASFSVQINGELAGYFNSKRGLRQGCSLSLFLYVICMQVLSKLLDKAALERRFGFHPYCKDLTLTHLCFADDVLVFSDGSKSSIEGILEVFKEFAKLSGLCISLEKSTLFLAGVKEDASADILHQFPFETGSLLVGYLGLPLLSKKMSVADYAPLLSRIKSKINSWTARHLSFARCLQLIGSVLYSVINFWLSAFCLPKQCIQEIDSPCSAFLWSGLVLSSQKTKIAWSDVCKPKEEGGLGLRSLEEVNRVSCLKLIWRIISSTSSLWVQWIQRYLIRKGSFWSFKETSFLRVVDVEEASTA, encoded by the exons ATGTCTGGATTCTTCTGGAACATCAGAGGGTTTAACAAATTTTCAAAACATCTGGTGGTGAAGGATTGGGTTCGAAACTGGGGTTATCAGTTCGGTTGTCTGATCGAAACAAGGGTGAAAGAGAACAGAGCTAAGGTAATTCTTGAGAAGGTATTCCCTAGCTGGTCTTCTATCACAAACTATGATCATCATCATCTTGGCAGAATTTGGGTAATTTGGAGTCCTAAGGTGAGAGTCACACCGTGTTTTCAGAGTGCTCAGATGATAACGGTATCAGTGCTTCTGGAGGGAATGGAGGAAGAAGTTTTCTGTTCCTTTGTTTATGGCTTTAATTTGGAGGAGAATAGGAAGGAGCTATGGAGGGACATTAAGTCTCATCAAGACTCGCCTATTATTCAGAAGAAACCTTGGTTAATTTGTGGGGATTTCAACGAAATTTTGAATGGAGTGGAGCATTCGAGATTCGATGTAAATCATGATTCAGCGGGTATGAGAGATTTTCAGGAGGTTACCAATTATTGTTCTTTGGTGGATATGTCGTATCAAGGCCCGAGACACACATGGAGTAATAAGAGAGATAATGACATTATTTGTAGGAAGCTGGATCGAGCTTTGGTAAATGAAGAATGGCTGCTGGTCTTTCTGCAGGCTTATTGTGTCTTCGAGACTGGAGGGTGTTCGGATCATCAAAGGTGTAGGCTCACTATAAAAAAAGACAGTCTGAAGCCGGAGAAGCCGTTCAAGTTTGTAAATGCAGTGGCCGACATGCCGGAGTTTCTACCATTGGTCAGCGAATTCTGGTCGCAAACTGAGCCACTGTTCAACTCTACCTCTGCTCTCTTCAGGCTGGGGAAGAAACTAAAAGCTCTAAAGCCTTTGCTGCAGAATCTGAGTAAGGAAAAAATTGGAGATATCATAAAGAAAACAAAGGAAGCTTATAACAAGTTATGCGAGCTTCAGACCAAGACTCTTGATGAGCCCTCACAGGCTAGCATGGTCATGGAGTCTGCTGCTCTCTCAAGATGGACGTTTTTATCAAAATTGGAGGAGAAAGTCCTTAGTCAGCGGGCTAAGATTCACTGGTTGGTGATTGGAGATGGGAATAACAAGACGTTTCACAGAGCGGCAAGAGTTCGAGAAGTAAGGAACTCAGCCAGAGAGATAAAACGCGAGGATG AAAAGAACATGCTCATGGGAGTGGTTTCGGAAGAGACGATCAGGAGAGTGTTGTTTG GTTTTCTCCCCAAGGGGATCAACTCAACAATCCTGACTCTCATTCCCAAGAAAGATGAAGCAATCTATATGAGAGATTATCACCCTATCTCATGCCGCAACGTGATCTACAAGGTGATATCCAAGATATTGGCAAGCCGTTTGAAGAGATTGCTCCCTTCTTTCATCTCACCAAACCAATCAGCGTTTGTTACGGATCAGCTTCTCATGGAAAATGTTCTACTAGCGTCGGAGCTTGTGAAGAGTTACCATAAACTTTCAATCTCAGCGAGATGTGCTCTAAAGATAGACATTTCCAAAGCCTTCGACTCTGTACAGTGGCCGTTCCTGCTATCGGTCTTGGAAGCCATGGGCCTGCCTGAGAAATTCATCATATGGATCAAGAAATGCATTGAGCTTGCTTCCTTCTCTGTTCAGATCAATGGAGAGTTAGCTGGTTACTTTAATAGTAAGAGAGGGCTGCGTCAAGGGTGCTCTCTATCGTTGTTTCTGTATGTAATCTGTATGCAAGTGCTGTCGAAGCTCCTGGACAAAGCTGCTCTAGAAAGGCGTTTCGGGTTTCACCCTTACTGCAAAGACCTAACCCTGACCCACCTGTGCTTTGCTGATGATGTTCTTGTGTTCTCGGATGGGTCGAAAAGTTCTATAGAGGGTATATTGGAGGTGTTCAAAGAGTTTGCAAAGCTATCGGGTCTATGCATAAGTCTGGAGAAGTCTACGCTTTTTCTGGCAGGTGTTAAAGAGGATGCTAGTGCTGACATTCTACATCAGTTCCCCTTTGAAACAGGTTCTCTCCTTGTGGGATATCTCGGTCTACCGCTGCTATCGAAGAAGATGTCAGTGGCTGATTACGCCCCTTTGCTCTCGAGAATTAAAAGCAAGATTAATTCCTGGACGGCTAGACACCTCTCCTTTGCGAGGTGTCTTCAGCTAATTGGCTCGGTACTATACAGTGTCATCAATTTCTGGCTGTCAGCATTTTGCCTACCAAAACAGTGTATTCAGGAGATTGACAGTCCCTGCTCGGCATTTCTCTGGTCGGGTCTAGTTTTGTCTTCGCAAAAGACAAAAATTGCTTGGTCAGATGTTTGCAAACCGAAAGAAGAAGGAGGGTTGGGGTTGAGATCCTTAGAAGAAGTAAACAGAGTCTCATGCCTGAAGTTGATTTGGCGTATTATATCCTCCACATCATCTCTGTGGGTTCAGTGGATTCAGAGATATCTAATAAGGAAGGGGTCCTTCTGGAGTTTTAAAGAAACAAGCTTCCTTAGGGTCGTGGATGTGGAAGAAGCTTCTACAGCTTAG